Proteins encoded within one genomic window of Actinoplanes octamycinicus:
- the guaB gene encoding IMP dehydrogenase: METDSARTVPLGLTFDDVLLQPGESDVVPSRVNTVTRLTRNVELSIPLLSAGMDTVTEARMAIAMARQGGIGVLHRNLSVEDQATQVDLVKRSESGMITNPITCGPDDTLRQVDALCGRYRISGAPVVDGQGVLVGIVTNRDMRFVSDLDAHVRDVMTKAPLITAPVGVTKDQALELLAKHKVEKLPLVDEAGHLRGLITVKDFTKSEQFPNAAKDSQGRLRVAAAVGVGDDSYKRARALVDAGVDVVIVDTAHGHQRAVLEMVARLKKDVAIDIVGGNVATYAGAKALVEAGADAVKVGVGPGAICTTRIVAGVGVPQITAIMEAARACAPAGVPVIGDGGIQYSGDIAKAIVAGASTVMLGSLLAGSEESPGELIFMNGKQFKSYRGMGSLGAMQSRGQAKSYSKDRYFQQDVNEDKLVPEGVEGQVPYRGPLSRVAHQLIGGLRAAMGYVGAETIPDLQQRGQLIRITAAGLKESHPHDIQMTVEAPNYHSR; the protein is encoded by the coding sequence GTGGAAACTGACAGCGCTCGCACTGTTCCCCTCGGTCTGACTTTCGACGACGTGCTGTTGCAGCCCGGCGAGTCGGACGTGGTGCCCAGCCGGGTCAACACGGTGACGCGGCTGACCCGCAACGTCGAGTTGTCCATCCCGCTGCTGTCGGCCGGCATGGACACCGTCACCGAGGCGCGGATGGCGATCGCGATGGCCCGTCAGGGCGGCATCGGCGTGCTGCACCGCAACCTCTCGGTGGAGGACCAGGCCACCCAGGTCGACCTGGTGAAGCGGTCCGAGTCCGGCATGATCACCAACCCGATCACCTGCGGCCCGGACGACACCCTGCGCCAGGTCGACGCGCTCTGCGGGCGGTACCGGATCTCCGGCGCCCCGGTGGTCGACGGCCAGGGCGTGCTGGTCGGCATCGTGACCAATCGGGACATGCGCTTCGTCAGCGACCTGGACGCTCACGTGCGCGACGTGATGACCAAGGCGCCGCTGATCACCGCCCCGGTCGGGGTGACCAAGGACCAGGCGCTCGAGCTGCTGGCCAAGCACAAGGTGGAGAAACTGCCGCTGGTCGACGAGGCCGGCCACCTGCGCGGCCTGATCACGGTGAAGGACTTCACCAAGTCCGAGCAGTTCCCGAACGCGGCGAAGGACTCCCAGGGCCGCCTGCGGGTGGCCGCCGCGGTCGGCGTCGGCGACGACTCCTACAAGCGGGCCCGCGCCCTGGTCGACGCCGGCGTGGACGTGGTGATCGTGGACACCGCGCACGGCCACCAGCGCGCCGTGCTGGAGATGGTCGCCCGGCTGAAGAAGGACGTGGCGATCGACATCGTCGGTGGCAACGTGGCGACCTACGCGGGCGCCAAGGCGCTGGTCGAGGCGGGCGCCGACGCGGTCAAGGTGGGCGTCGGCCCGGGGGCGATCTGCACCACCCGGATCGTCGCGGGCGTGGGTGTGCCGCAGATAACGGCGATCATGGAGGCGGCCCGGGCCTGCGCCCCGGCCGGCGTCCCGGTGATCGGCGACGGCGGCATCCAGTACAGCGGCGACATCGCCAAGGCGATCGTGGCCGGCGCCAGCACGGTGATGCTGGGCAGCCTGCTGGCCGGCTCGGAGGAGAGCCCCGGCGAGCTGATCTTCATGAACGGCAAGCAGTTCAAGTCGTACCGGGGGATGGGGTCGCTCGGCGCGATGCAGTCGCGCGGTCAGGCCAAGTCGTACTCCAAGGACCGCTATTTCCAGCAGGATGTGAACGAGGACAAGCTGGTACCCGAGGGCGTCGAGGGTCAGGTGCCCTATCGTGGTCCTCTGTCCAGGGTGGCGCACCAGCTCATCGGCGGGTTGCGCGCGGCCATGGGCTACGTGGGCGCGGAGACCATCCCCGATCTTCAGCAGCGGGGACAGCTCATCCGGATCACCGCGGCGGGCTTGAAGGAGAGCCACCCGCACGACATCCAGATGACGGTCGAGGCCCCCAACTACCACTCCCGTTAA
- a CDS encoding GuaB3 family IMP dehydrogenase-related protein translates to MRDVVEIGLGKTAQRGYHLDDIAIVPSRRTRDVDDVSTEWKLDAYPFKIPCVAHPSDATQSPDSVIALGRLGGLGVLNAEGLWTRYEDPTKILEELASLDEEADATKRLQEVYAEPIKPELIGERVRQIREGGVTVAVRVSPQHTLALAPVILDAGVDLLVIQGTLVSAEHVSTTDQPLNLKEFIADLDLPVIVGGCTDYKTALHLMRTGAAGVIVGVGADEWSTTDTVLGIRVPMATAIADAAAARRDYLDETGGRYVHLIADGGIATSGDIAKAIGCGADAVMLGEPLSLAEGAPAGGAWWHSAASHPALPRGGFCIAGEPDGSLEQLLYGPADRPDGQLNLFGGLRRAMAKCGYRDVKEFQKVALVLDRA, encoded by the coding sequence ATGCGTGACGTAGTGGAGATCGGCCTCGGTAAGACCGCCCAGCGCGGCTACCACCTGGATGACATCGCGATCGTGCCGAGCCGGCGGACCCGGGACGTCGACGACGTCTCGACCGAGTGGAAGCTCGACGCGTACCCGTTCAAGATCCCCTGCGTCGCGCACCCGTCGGACGCCACCCAGAGCCCGGACTCGGTGATCGCCCTGGGCCGCCTCGGCGGCCTGGGCGTGCTCAACGCCGAGGGCCTGTGGACCCGCTACGAGGACCCCACCAAGATCCTTGAGGAACTCGCCTCGCTGGACGAGGAGGCGGACGCCACCAAGCGGCTGCAGGAGGTCTACGCCGAGCCGATCAAGCCGGAGCTGATCGGGGAGCGGGTCCGCCAGATCCGCGAGGGCGGCGTGACCGTGGCGGTCCGGGTGTCCCCGCAGCACACCCTGGCGCTCGCCCCGGTGATCCTGGACGCCGGCGTCGACCTGCTGGTCATCCAGGGCACGCTGGTCTCCGCCGAGCACGTCTCGACCACCGACCAGCCGCTGAACCTCAAGGAGTTCATCGCCGACCTGGACCTGCCGGTCATCGTCGGCGGCTGCACCGACTACAAGACCGCCCTGCACCTGATGCGGACCGGCGCGGCCGGCGTGATCGTCGGGGTCGGCGCGGACGAGTGGTCGACCACCGACACCGTGCTCGGCATCCGGGTGCCGATGGCCACCGCGATCGCCGACGCGGCCGCGGCCCGCCGCGACTACCTGGACGAGACCGGCGGCCGCTACGTCCACCTGATCGCCGACGGCGGCATCGCCACCTCCGGCGACATCGCCAAGGCGATCGGCTGCGGCGCCGACGCGGTGATGCTGGGCGAGCCGCTGTCGCTGGCCGAGGGCGCGCCGGCCGGTGGCGCCTGGTGGCACTCGGCGGCCAGCCACCCGGCCCTGCCGCGCGGCGGGTTCTGCATCGCCGGCGAGCCGGACGGGTCGCTGGAGCAGCTGCTCTACGGCCCGGCGGACCGCCCGGACGGTCAGCTGAACCTGTTCGGCGGCCTGCGGCGCGCGATGGCGAAGTGCGGATACCGCGACGTGAAGGAATTCCAGAAGGTCGCTCTGGTTCTCGACCGAGCCTGA
- a CDS encoding M1 family metallopeptidase produces the protein MTRRVLPAALALLVTVGACTSGSAPGFQPGADGAGDPYFPRYGNGGYDVAGYDLDLRYDPRSGQLGGRATITATATQDLSRLNFDLAHLTASRITVDGAAATSRADGNELVVTPAAGIPAGREFTVVVDYAGVPDQLENKALGNGGWIRTSDGGGIALGQPESASTWYPVNDHPSDKATLKLAMTVPDGLEVISNGVPGKRDSKDGWTTWRWAEDAPMASYLSTVVIGQYRITTGTHGGQPMIIAVPESMPATSAAARSLAMTGEITDYLASVFGPYPFDANGGVVVSDSRIGYALETQSRPVYGHTFFARDETNSGVVAHELAHQWFGDSVALRRWADIWLNEGFATYAEWLWTEHAGGETAQRQFERSYASFDWRQPAGDPGPERIFGAAVYERGALTVHALRRTIGDDAFFRLLKTWTSEHHDGNADTAAMIALAEKLSGKDLDAFFQSWLYGTTMPPVP, from the coding sequence ATGACACGACGGGTTCTGCCGGCCGCGCTCGCTCTCCTGGTCACCGTCGGGGCCTGCACCTCCGGGTCCGCGCCGGGCTTCCAGCCCGGCGCGGACGGGGCCGGTGACCCTTACTTCCCCCGGTACGGCAACGGCGGCTACGACGTCGCCGGCTACGACCTGGATCTCCGGTACGACCCGCGGTCCGGGCAGCTCGGCGGCCGGGCCACGATCACCGCGACGGCCACGCAGGACCTGTCCCGGCTGAACTTCGACCTGGCCCACCTGACCGCGTCGCGGATCACCGTGGACGGCGCGGCGGCGACCAGCCGGGCCGACGGCAACGAGCTGGTGGTCACCCCGGCGGCCGGCATCCCGGCGGGCCGGGAGTTCACCGTCGTGGTCGACTACGCGGGCGTCCCGGACCAGCTGGAGAACAAGGCGCTCGGCAACGGCGGCTGGATCCGGACCAGCGACGGCGGCGGCATCGCGCTCGGCCAGCCCGAGTCGGCCAGCACCTGGTACCCGGTCAACGACCACCCGTCCGACAAGGCCACCCTGAAGCTGGCGATGACCGTCCCGGACGGACTGGAAGTGATCAGCAACGGGGTGCCCGGGAAACGGGACAGCAAGGACGGCTGGACCACCTGGCGGTGGGCCGAGGACGCGCCGATGGCCAGCTATCTGTCCACCGTGGTGATCGGGCAGTACCGGATCACCACCGGCACCCACGGCGGCCAGCCGATGATCATCGCGGTGCCCGAGTCGATGCCGGCGACCAGCGCGGCGGCCCGGTCGCTGGCGATGACCGGGGAGATCACCGACTATCTGGCGAGCGTCTTCGGGCCGTACCCGTTCGACGCGAACGGCGGGGTGGTGGTCAGCGACAGCCGGATCGGGTACGCGCTGGAGACCCAGTCCCGGCCGGTCTACGGGCACACCTTCTTCGCCCGGGACGAGACGAATTCCGGGGTGGTCGCGCACGAGCTGGCGCACCAGTGGTTCGGCGACAGCGTGGCGCTGCGCCGGTGGGCGGACATCTGGCTCAACGAGGGGTTCGCCACCTACGCCGAGTGGCTGTGGACCGAGCACGCCGGCGGGGAGACCGCGCAGCGGCAGTTCGAACGGTCCTACGCCTCGTTCGACTGGCGGCAGCCGGCCGGCGACCCTGGACCGGAACGGATCTTCGGCGCGGCCGTCTACGAGCGCGGAGCGCTGACCGTGCACGCGCTGCGCCGGACGATCGGCGACGACGCCTTCTTCCGGCTGCTGAAGACCTGGACCAGCGAGCATCACGACGGCAACGCCGACACCGCCGCCATGATCGCCCTGGCCGAGAAGCTGTCCGGAAAGGACCTCGACGCCTTCTTCCAGAGTTGGCTTTACGGAACCACCATGCCGCCGGTCCCCTGA
- a CDS encoding LCP family protein: MRNSKITWAVIVGVVIAVLTGVGVAIAVNRGSTSPAATPAPAAPSASAPVLETTPSPSASAAPSPGADLTGPLDLLLVGVDTRVSIPDWQTHADAIMLLHVEPGLKSGYLYSLPRDLRVQIPADKKSGFAGGKYKITEAMAYGSRVPGKKTKNIQNGYELLAKAIGNYTGVKTIQAGAILNFGGLDKLVDKLGGIDLTIDQKVKSKHRKPDGTMRKLSGGDYIGPQAVYLPGKRHLTGWQAIDYARQRYGLPNGDYDRQRHQRQLVKAILGKALSADLSDPAKLEALITALGKTLITVGGRRPVEYAYALRNLQPAGVTMVQLDGSGVGSGGGYLGEQLNAEARGFLTAVAKGKIAPYLKAHPKLVNKG; this comes from the coding sequence ATGCGGAACAGCAAGATCACATGGGCGGTGATCGTCGGCGTGGTGATCGCCGTGCTCACCGGCGTCGGCGTCGCGATCGCCGTCAATCGCGGCTCCACCAGCCCGGCGGCCACGCCGGCCCCGGCCGCGCCGAGCGCCTCGGCGCCGGTGCTGGAGACCACGCCCAGCCCGTCGGCGTCAGCGGCGCCGTCGCCCGGCGCGGACCTCACCGGCCCGCTCGACCTGCTGCTGGTCGGGGTGGACACCCGGGTCAGCATCCCGGACTGGCAGACGCACGCCGACGCGATCATGCTGTTGCACGTGGAACCGGGCTTGAAGTCCGGCTACCTCTACTCGCTCCCCCGCGACCTGCGGGTGCAGATCCCGGCGGACAAGAAGTCCGGGTTCGCCGGCGGCAAGTACAAGATCACCGAGGCGATGGCCTACGGCTCCCGGGTGCCGGGCAAGAAGACCAAGAACATCCAGAACGGGTACGAGCTGCTGGCCAAGGCGATCGGCAACTACACCGGGGTGAAGACCATCCAGGCCGGCGCCATCCTCAACTTCGGCGGCCTGGACAAGCTGGTCGACAAGCTGGGCGGGATCGACCTCACCATCGACCAGAAGGTGAAGTCGAAGCACCGCAAGCCGGACGGCACCATGCGCAAGCTGTCCGGCGGCGACTACATCGGACCGCAGGCGGTCTACCTGCCCGGCAAGCGGCACCTGACCGGGTGGCAGGCGATCGACTACGCCCGGCAGCGCTACGGCCTGCCGAACGGGGACTACGACCGCCAGCGGCACCAGCGGCAGCTGGTCAAGGCGATCCTCGGCAAGGCGCTCTCCGCCGACCTCAGCGACCCGGCCAAGCTGGAGGCGCTGATCACCGCGCTCGGCAAGACGCTGATCACGGTGGGGGGGCGGCGACCGGTCGAGTACGCGTACGCCCTGCGGAACCTGCAGCCGGCCGGCGTCACCATGGTCCAGCTGGACGGCAGCGGGGTCGGCAGCGGCGGCGGCTACCTCGGCGAGCAGCTCAACGCGGAGGCCCGCGGCTTCCTCACCGCGGTCGCCAAGGGCAAGATCGCGCCATACCTGAAGGCACACCCGAAACTGGTCAACAAGGGCTGA
- a CDS encoding S8 family serine peptidase: MNRKARRWAVGLLSAALITAVGGVAGTADAADSLPVRILVGLKPGYDATARMSTLAGLGLQGAEAQGHARGKLLAQLGAKSLNVPSTRVQTTLAALRRDPAVAYAQVDIQRKITAVTPDDELYVQGHQPELGQIKVPDAWQTTTGSNAVTVAVLDSGVNPVDELRDKLLPGFDFVTFDDDTRDPGEYPHGTVVSSLIGSASNNGTGMAGVCWQCQILPVRVIGEDGTGYDSDIVAGIIYAVNNGAQIINMSLGGYQYDQALADAVAYANGRGVLVVASAGNENTSQKSYPAAFPDVLSVGGTDTRAGGNERVYFSNYSTDWVDVAAPAITAAIWGDGKRCYDGDDPQGPCRYNDKNGVSKYLVQGTSFSSPLVAGVAGLIKSAHPEYSGWSVQQAITSSAVQSGTKWTRYGLVDAAAALTKGTDAGQPTITGVGPAQWTWVRGNVAITPYGLKDDWSGIRAVQLYVDGKYHNWSYKAPFAPTLNTGGRNGAIAVQLRVWDKAGNTSWSGVRTVWADNTKPKVSVTSWPKNKAKVSGTVTVKAKASDAAGVGKVQLLVNGKVVATDTKAGYKLTFKVSKQKKTMKVQVRAYDRLGNYTVTSSRTYYRR, encoded by the coding sequence ATGAACCGTAAAGCCCGGCGGTGGGCCGTCGGACTTCTCTCCGCTGCTCTGATCACGGCCGTCGGCGGCGTCGCCGGCACGGCTGACGCGGCGGATTCCCTTCCGGTCCGGATCCTGGTCGGGCTCAAGCCCGGTTACGACGCGACCGCCCGGATGTCCACGCTCGCCGGCCTCGGCCTGCAGGGCGCCGAGGCGCAGGGCCACGCGCGCGGCAAGCTGCTGGCCCAGCTGGGGGCGAAATCCCTCAACGTGCCGAGCACCCGGGTGCAGACCACGCTGGCCGCGCTGCGCCGGGACCCGGCGGTGGCCTACGCGCAGGTCGACATCCAGCGCAAGATCACCGCGGTGACCCCGGACGACGAGCTGTACGTGCAGGGTCACCAGCCGGAGCTCGGCCAGATCAAGGTGCCGGACGCGTGGCAGACCACCACCGGCTCGAACGCGGTCACCGTCGCGGTTCTGGACAGCGGTGTGAATCCGGTCGACGAGCTGCGCGACAAGCTCCTGCCCGGGTTCGACTTCGTCACCTTCGACGACGACACCCGCGATCCGGGAGAGTATCCGCACGGCACGGTGGTGTCCTCGCTGATCGGCAGCGCGAGTAACAACGGCACCGGGATGGCCGGGGTCTGCTGGCAGTGCCAGATTCTGCCGGTTCGAGTGATCGGCGAGGACGGCACCGGGTACGACTCGGACATCGTGGCCGGCATCATCTACGCGGTAAACAACGGCGCGCAGATCATCAACATGTCGCTCGGCGGCTACCAGTACGACCAGGCCTTGGCCGACGCGGTCGCCTACGCCAACGGTCGCGGGGTGCTGGTGGTGGCCTCGGCAGGTAACGAGAACACCTCGCAGAAGTCGTACCCGGCGGCGTTCCCGGACGTGCTCTCGGTCGGTGGCACCGACACCCGAGCCGGCGGCAACGAGCGGGTGTACTTCTCGAACTACTCGACCGACTGGGTGGACGTGGCGGCTCCGGCCATCACGGCCGCCATCTGGGGAGACGGCAAGCGCTGCTACGACGGTGACGACCCGCAGGGCCCGTGCCGGTACAACGACAAGAACGGCGTCAGCAAGTACCTGGTGCAGGGCACCTCGTTCTCCTCGCCGCTGGTCGCCGGCGTGGCCGGGCTGATCAAGTCGGCGCACCCGGAGTACTCCGGCTGGTCCGTGCAGCAGGCGATCACCAGCTCGGCGGTGCAGTCCGGCACCAAGTGGACCCGGTACGGCCTGGTCGACGCGGCCGCCGCGCTGACCAAGGGCACCGACGCCGGCCAGCCCACCATCACCGGGGTCGGCCCGGCGCAGTGGACGTGGGTGCGCGGCAACGTCGCGATCACGCCGTACGGCCTCAAGGACGACTGGTCCGGCATCCGCGCGGTGCAGCTCTACGTCGACGGCAAGTACCACAACTGGTCGTACAAGGCGCCGTTCGCGCCGACGCTGAACACCGGCGGCCGGAACGGCGCGATCGCCGTCCAGCTGCGGGTCTGGGACAAGGCCGGCAACACCTCCTGGTCCGGCGTCCGCACGGTGTGGGCGGACAACACCAAGCCGAAGGTCTCGGTCACCTCGTGGCCGAAGAACAAGGCGAAGGTCAGCGGCACCGTCACGGTCAAGGCCAAGGCCAGCGACGCGGCCGGGGTCGGCAAGGTCCAGCTGCTGGTCAACGGCAAGGTGGTGGCGACCGACACGAAGGCCGGCTACAAGCTGACCTTCAAGGTCAGCAAGCAGAAGAAGACCATGAAGGTCCAGGTCCGCGCGTACGACCGGCTCGGCAACTACACGGTCACCAGCTCGCGTACGTACTACCGGCGCTGA
- the guaA gene encoding glutamine-hydrolyzing GMP synthase encodes MSTPRPVLVVDFGAQYAQLIARRVREARVYSEIVPHSMPVAEMLAKNPAAIILSGGPSSVYEPGAPTLDAGLFDSDVPVFGICYGFQAMAQALGGTVAHTGSREYGRTVLTAQGGSLLRDLPADLPVWMSHGDSVSVAPAGFMVTASTPGAPVAAFEDVTTKRAGVQFHPEVAHTEQGQEMLKRFLYDIAGIEPTWTPGNIIDDQVALIREQVGDKQVICGLSGGVDSAVAAALVHKAIGDQLTCVFVDHGLLRAGEREQVEKDYVAATGIRLVVVDAEEQFLGHLAGVTDPEQKRKIIGREFIRTFEAAARDLDAERHIEFLVQGTLYPDVVESGGGTGTANIKSHHNVGGLPDDLQFALIEPLRTLFKDEVRALGAALGLPEAMVQRHPFPGPGLAIRIIGAVDRERLDILRQADLIARDELTAAGLDRDVWQFPVVLLADVRSVGVQGDGRTYGHPVVLRPVSSEDAMTADWSRLPYDLIARISNRITNEVREVNRVVLDVTSKPPGTIEWE; translated from the coding sequence GTGAGTACCCCGCGTCCCGTCCTCGTCGTCGACTTCGGCGCCCAGTACGCCCAGTTGATCGCCCGCCGGGTCCGTGAGGCCCGCGTCTACTCCGAGATCGTCCCGCACTCGATGCCGGTGGCCGAGATGCTGGCGAAAAATCCCGCCGCGATCATCCTGTCCGGCGGCCCGTCCAGCGTCTACGAGCCGGGTGCGCCCACGCTCGACGCCGGCCTGTTCGACAGCGACGTGCCGGTCTTCGGCATCTGCTACGGCTTCCAGGCGATGGCCCAGGCGCTCGGCGGCACCGTCGCGCACACCGGCTCCCGGGAGTACGGGCGGACCGTGCTGACCGCCCAGGGCGGCTCGCTGCTCCGCGACCTGCCGGCCGACCTGCCGGTCTGGATGAGCCACGGGGACAGCGTCTCGGTCGCCCCGGCCGGCTTCATGGTCACCGCGTCCACCCCCGGCGCCCCGGTCGCCGCCTTCGAGGACGTCACCACCAAGCGCGCCGGCGTGCAGTTCCACCCCGAGGTGGCGCACACCGAGCAGGGCCAGGAGATGCTCAAGCGCTTCCTGTACGACATCGCCGGCATCGAGCCCACCTGGACGCCCGGCAACATCATCGACGACCAGGTCGCGCTGATCCGCGAGCAGGTCGGCGACAAGCAGGTGATCTGCGGCCTCTCCGGCGGCGTCGACTCGGCGGTCGCCGCGGCCCTGGTCCACAAGGCCATCGGTGACCAGCTGACCTGCGTCTTCGTCGACCACGGCCTGCTCCGCGCGGGCGAGCGCGAGCAGGTGGAGAAGGACTACGTCGCGGCCACCGGCATCCGCCTGGTCGTCGTCGACGCCGAGGAGCAGTTCCTCGGTCACCTGGCCGGCGTCACCGACCCGGAGCAGAAGCGGAAGATCATCGGCCGGGAGTTCATCCGGACGTTCGAGGCCGCGGCCCGCGACCTGGACGCCGAGCGGCACATCGAGTTCCTGGTGCAGGGCACGCTCTACCCGGACGTGGTGGAGTCCGGCGGCGGCACCGGCACCGCCAACATCAAGTCCCACCACAACGTCGGCGGCCTCCCGGACGACCTGCAGTTCGCCCTGATCGAGCCGCTGCGCACGCTGTTCAAGGACGAGGTGCGCGCGCTCGGCGCCGCGCTCGGGCTGCCCGAGGCGATGGTCCAGCGGCACCCGTTCCCGGGTCCCGGCCTGGCCATCCGGATCATCGGCGCGGTCGACCGGGAGCGGCTGGACATCCTGCGTCAGGCCGACCTGATCGCCCGCGACGAGCTCACCGCGGCCGGCCTGGACCGGGACGTCTGGCAGTTCCCGGTGGTGCTGCTGGCCGACGTGCGCAGCGTCGGCGTGCAGGGCGACGGCCGCACCTACGGCCACCCGGTGGTGCTGCGGCCGGTCTCCTCCGAGGACGCGATGACCGCCGACTGGTCCCGCCTGCCCTACGACCTGATCGCCCGGATCTCGAACCGGATCACCAACGAGGTTCGCGAGGTCAACCGGGTGGTGCTGGACGTCACGAGCAAGCCGCCGGGCACCATCGAGTGGGAGTGA